Within Triticum dicoccoides isolate Atlit2015 ecotype Zavitan chromosome 1B, WEW_v2.0, whole genome shotgun sequence, the genomic segment TGGTTTGCGGGAAAAGCACGTCCGGACCATCCTGCATACCAATACATATTCAAGTTTGATGGCAAAACACATCCCAACCACGCTGTCCAGACAATTACGGACGGTTTGAGGATCAATGTTGGAGATGCCTTAACTACAAGGTAGTTACCCTAAAAAAACTACAAGGTAGTCTATCTCGAAACTGACAATAGGAAAAACAATTTAATGATATACTATATATTTGTTGGTGTGACGTGCGCTTTGTTGTATGGTCATGCAACGGGTGACTCTTGCGTCCAGTCTTGTAAACACAAAGACcctttaggctggttgtaatggggagtatcatacactagtatcatgcatatgatactagtgtatgatactatctccctaatgcatagtatcatgtagtactttatttattgccatgcatgacacaaagtaacataatatttattatgatacggtatcatgatgatactccaccctctctttcttcatttaatgctatgacacctcatcaaaattgtctagttggcatgcatgatactagctatgatactaccattacgatcagccttagggggtgtttgtttcgagggactttttggtgtagggactagaaaaagtccctagcaaaccaaacaaGGTGGGACTTTTTTaggactttttgctaaaagtccttagaagcacctctTTGAGAGTCTTTTTAAAAAAATCccgagactagaaaaagtcctaggactagagaaacaAACACCACCTTAACCCACCAAAGGTTCAACCGTAAAGAAGAAGAATATGCAACAATGAAGGTCGAGTTATCTTAGAATATTGCAAGGTCTCCAATTGAACTTACTTTTTGACATTGTTCTCCGGTTGAACTGGTCTAGTAGTAAAGATGATTCAACAGTCGAACGAGTCCAACAGCGTGGTGAGCCTGCACCTGAAACGGGTCGCATAAAGCAAGCGGgtgaaaagaaaagataagaaaaGAATGCCGTGTGAAGCATGTGACGTGCAACCTCCCTCGCAacagaggaaaaaagaaaaagagaaagcaaGCCAAGGCTCCTTCCGTTAGCTTTCCTTGACGCCACACGTCACTCACGAGACGGCGACCGAGGCGACGCGAGCCGCCCACCAACTGGGTCAAAAAAAAACACCACAGGCGCAGGCCGATCAGATCCCGCACACGCGACGCGAGGCGGCTCGCTCCCCTCGCGGCCAGCCCACACCGGCGCCTAGATCCCGATCCGCCCAAATTCCATTCCCGATACCTCGACCTCGCCCCCGCCTCCGCCATGGCGGACTGCCGCAGCCTCATCGAGTTCCTCCGcgccttcgagcaccgccgccgcgcctccgcggcggccggcggctcCCCCTCGCCGTGTGCCCGCCCCCGccgcgcggcctcctcctcctcctcatcgccatCGTCGCGGGGAAAGCTATTCACCTCGCTCTGCGACAACCCGCCCCCGACCGCCGCCCTCGACGCGCTCGCCCTCCTGGCCGTGCTCGGCGCGCTGGCCTTCCTGGCCGCGCCCTACGCCAGGCTGCTGGCCCGCGAGGCCGCGGACCTGGTGCGGCAGTACCCGGAGGAGCCTTACTCGTACGTGGCCttcgccgccggcgccggcgccgcggtCGCCGCCGTGGCGGGGCTGCTCGCGTGGGAGGCGGCGGGCCACCACGCGCGCAAGTGCGGCAGGCCCCGCTGCCGCGGCCTGCGCAAGGCCGTCGAGTTCGACATCCAGCTCGAGACGGAGGAGTGCGTGCGCGGGAGCGGCAGGCTGCTGCCGCCCGGCGGCCACGCCAAGACGCTCCTCGCGGCCGCCGGCTCCGCCGCGCGCCTCGTCGAGCTCGGCGAGGAGCACCGGGAGCTCGAGGCGGAGCTCAGGAAGATGGCGCCCCCCAACGGCCGCTCCGTGCTCATCTTCCGCTCCCCCTGCGGCTGCGCCAAGGGCAGGATGGAGGTCTGGGGCGCCAAGAAGGTGCGCCGGATCAAGAAGTAGTAGTAGCAGCATGAGTGGATGACACCAGCGCTTACTGCTCTCCATAATAAACTACAGTAGTTTTCTAGTTATCACATATAGTACTCTATAATACAGTGCTCTTGCACTTGTGGCAAGTATAGTTGAGAATAAGGAGAGGAACAAAGGAATAGATGCATGTCTTCTTATATCACTTGTGATGCACATCACACCCCAAGATTATACATAGCTTTGCTCTTTCATTTGCAGTTTTTAATTGAATTATGCAATAAGTGACTCTTGCCTTGCCTGATGCTGATGGTATACAAATAAGTGCTGCGATGTACTTTACTTCAAAACTCGTTTATGTTGTGTGGACGAACAGATACATCACTTTATATGCTGGTTGAATGATGTGCACAGATGACTGCGGACGAATTACTTCCATCTTTATTCTACACACGCTTCTCTGAGATATTAGTTGTGTTCGTGAAGTGTGCATCAATTGATGAACTGTTCGGTTTTGTTTTAACTTTTAAGCTGTGTTGAGCTGAAAGTCGGGATAGCTTCTGTTACTAAATTGATTTAACCATGTTATTTGGGAGGGTAAGGTTCTGGTAGTCCCTGCTATTCTTACTACTTAAATTCCGAGAAATTATACTATTACATGGATGAGTATTTCTCACCATGGTTTACCTGTATTAAGTGTGACGCTTACTCGGTTGGTGGTTCTCTAGCTATCTTTGCCTTCTGCATTCTGTTCCTATATTGCATCCCTATTCCCTTTTTTATTATTACGGACTTGATATCCTATTCATATGTATTACACCTCTCGAAATGGAGATTTAAACTGCTGAGCCATAACATCTCAGTTTCTATACTCAATGGTTGAACTCTGGTGTACTAGTATTTTTTCTTGACCTACGCAGTTTAATCACCAAATAATGGTGTTGAAAATGCCAGGAAAAATTATTTGTATGCTCATTTCTTCGCTTCAATCATATTGCATATCATTAACAATTCAGCTCCAGCTGAAGCCATTTAAATCAAAATGCCTATacccgtgatcaccatcatcagtgTTTTGAGTGTTCAGATCAAGTTTCTTCCCAGAACTTGGATGCTCAAAACCTGAATGTTCAACCGCTTGTCTCTTGCAGTTTGGTTCTTCAAGATATAGTCTGTCCGCATCTCTTTCTTTGCTTCCTGAGGCTGAACTGGTGGTGCTGCCTCTGCCATTCTTTTGAGGTGTAGTATATTCCTGTTGAATCTCCATGTCACTTTCACTTCCAAACTCTGCTTTGTGGTACTCATTCACATTGTGCAAATGACCCATCTTACGCTCGCTTAGGCTTCTATTAAGGGAAAACTGGTACTCACGGTCAGGAGAGTGCTTTCTGCAAAATATTGAACTATCATCATATGCTTTGAGCATTCCATGGCTGTGTAGTCTATGCTCATTAATGAATCCTCCGGCTGCAGTCAAACAGTTGTTGGTTGAACTTTCCATGAACTGGATTTGCCTTGGCTCTAGTCTGTGCATACTTGAACTTTCTTTTATCTCTGTAACTGCATTGCTGAAACATTCGTTTGATACTTGTGAGACTAGTTCTGATATTTTCATCTTTGCATCTTCCAGGTTTGCAGGACCCAAATTCTGTTTTCCAAGGCTCTCTTGTGCCTGCTCTAGAACTGCCTGCAGATACTTCCCTTGGGCTTCTATCCGTAGTTGCAGATGCCGTTGTACCTGTTGCCAATTTAATTTCAGGTTAGAACCACTGTACTGATGGATATGTTGTAGTCACTGCATGCATGGTGTGTTACTTAGCTGGAATTTGACAAAAGTTCGTTGCTACATTAGAAGAAGGTATTAAGCATCCGAATTTAGTGAGTGGTGCCAAATTGCTTTTTCTCTCTTTTGGTTCTTTAATTGCTAGATTATATTCGTTTTATGGGGCCATCCCTGGAGGAAGCGCAGCGTTCAAAGAGGTCAAATAAGGATTTAGAATACATTATCAGTTTTTTTTTGGTCGGCACGAGAGTGGTAGCTGGATGCTCGATTCAGGTTATCTTGATTTCCATCTACTGTGTGCATCTAATGAATTGTCTCGGTTAAGAGCTTATTACACAACTAGTTTCAGTACCTCACCTCGAGTTGTTCGTTTAATTGTCTCTGCACCTCGATTTGCATCTGTAGGGCTTCACCAATTTGCATAGTTCTGTCACCCAGTAAGAGAGATTAGTACTTCAATATTCACATGAAATACAATTTTGAATTGCATGCCAGTTTCCTTACTTCTCTGGCTGTGGAATGACATTTGTATTGATCATCGCTGGCACACTTGTTCCGGGCATGCCATCAGCTACAATTGCACATCCTATGGCTGCAAAATTTCATGGCCTGTGTGTCATTATACAGTTTTATTATAATGGTAAAGATAGAACTATAGAAGTTAAACTTGGGCTTACTGTTCTTGTTTGTCCCAACGTTAACTTGAGCTTGGAGGTTCTTACTGAGCCTGTATTTCTGAAACATCAAAGAAATTCTGACTTGACTGCAGTTATGGGTGCCATTTTTAACATGAGAATTTATGATTATCATGTACCTGAAGGTGGCTTTTCAGATGATACAAGGTGAGTCCTGGAATGCCCATAAGCCTCATGACTGTTTTTGGAGTAGCTTCTGCGTGATAAACATATGAGTGTAAGAATTCAGCGGACTTCTGTACAATGAGTAGATAAGAATCGTATAGACGTATACTAACTTTCTGCTCCGCCCAATTGATTGACCGCATCTACAAATCGCTGATGTAACTCGGGTGTCCATTTCAGCCTTGGTTTTGCATCGGTTGAGAGAACTAGCCCGGAATCTCCTTGCGTACTTCCTCCGTGCAGAAACAGATGCCTCTCCATGGGAAAGGTCGTCCTAGTAGTGAAGAGCTCACTAGGGCCCTGATGTTGGTGATACATCTTCTGCTGTAGAATGGACAGAAATTGTTAGAACAACAGAAATGTGGAGGGCAGAAAGATCAAACCAACTTCTTACTTGTTCTGCAGTCGCTTCCTTCCTCTTTGCTGTTGCACGTTGAAACTGTGTATTGAGTATTTCCCTACTGACAAGATGAATACCAGTCCTGTTCTCCGTGTGAGCTTAAGCCTGTTGATACCCTTTTGGTCTTCTCAGGTTGGTAAGCAATGCCCTGTGAGGGGCTCCTTATATGGGGAAACATAGAATCTAGCATCTTAGAACAAACAGCAGAAGAACAATCTTTAACCCAACTGACAGAAGATGCTGTCCTTAGTTATTCTTGGAAATAATAACCAAAATGAAAATATCAGTACTAATAGCAACCTGTGACAGCTGAGTAACATCAACCTTGTACCCCCTCAGTAATGAAACTAGTCCTTTAGCTTTCTCTGCATTTCTGTATGGAAACTTCagctgcatattttactcattagaTCAGTAGAAGGTATATGTACATAATAAATACCTACAACTGGAGCAATTTATCTTTCTGAAATGTTATTTTTTGGCATATTATCTGCTATCTGCTTGGAGCGTGAAAGATACATTTCCGAATCACTCATTTTGCCGAGATGGAAATATTTGTGCAACTTCTCTGTTACCTTAGTTACTAAGTACTTAGTTTAGTGTTGCTGGTTCATATTATGTGATCAATGATTTTAATGTTCTTAGAGGAATACAGTATGTGTATCTTTGTTTAAATGAATCAATTAAGTTATTTTTTTTTATTGCTGATACTTGTTGCCTTCTTGGAGAGTGACATCTTACGTGCAGAAACACAATTTTTCTGTCAATTTATTCTGTCCTTTGTACTACTGTAAAGTGGATAGAATATGAACAAGCACAAGTTCCATCAGTGTCCTTTCCTGAGATTGGTACATATTCTCATTGTAGTCCAGAAAAGTATGGACCTACTGGCTTATGCTCTTTACATGGGATAAGCTCCATTTGAACCAGACCACTTTGCTTTTAATCATCACTAGTCAAACAACAGCACTTATGTGCTATGATACTGTATGTGCTACACAACCTTCATCATTTCAGTACTTTTTGCTAACATAGGCAGCTGCCTTATAGCAATCATTCTTCTAACCAAGTCACTGAAAAGTTAGATGTGAGTTCTAACTTCTAAGCAGAAGTAGGCGTTATGTTTCCTCCCTCCCTCCCGATTACTTATAAAATATAATATGGGTACAGTACAGTAAATTCGTGTCTGGTTCGTCGGGAGATGTGTTCTGCAGCTCTAACGATCTGGTTTTGTTCTCTTCCTGCAGTCAAGTTTGTCAAATTGATCCGCATTTCATCAATTTGCCTTCATTCCttcatatttttttttctttgggacacTGATAGAAAAGGCATGAGTTATCCTCATGTATCATGACATGAGTAATAAAGGGTAAGGATAAAAAGGAACACAAGTTATAGAGTTCGAAATACCCCNNNNNNNNNNNNNNNNNNNNNNNNNNNNNNNNNNNNNNNNNNNNNNNNNNNNNNNNNNNNNNNNNNNNNNNNNNNNNNNNNNNNNNNNNNNNNNNNNNNNNNNNNNNNNNNNNNNNNNNNNNNNNNNNNNNNNNNNNNNNNNNNNNNNNNNNNNNNNNNNNNNNNNNNNNNNNNNNNNNNNNNNNNNNNNNNNNNNNNNNNNNNNNNNNNNNNNNNNNNNNNNNNNNNNNNNNNNNNNNNNNNNNNNNNNNNNNNNNNNNNNNNNNNNNNNNNNNNNNNNNNNNNNNNNNNNNNNNNNNNNNNNNNNNNNNNNNNNNNNNNNNNNNNNNNNNNNNNNTCCCTCCCTTTGTGCCTTCTGTACTTATGCACCAGTTCTCTATGTGTGATTCAATTGATTGAACTGGCACCTCA encodes:
- the LOC119348736 gene encoding uncharacterized protein At5g19025-like, with amino-acid sequence MADCRSLIEFLRAFEHRRRASAAAGGSPSPCARPRRAASSSSSSPSSRGKLFTSLCDNPPPTAALDALALLAVLGALAFLAAPYARLLAREAADLVRQYPEEPYSYVAFAAGAGAAVAAVAGLLAWEAAGHHARKCGRPRCRGLRKAVEFDIQLETEECVRGSGRLLPPGGHAKTLLAAAGSAARLVELGEEHRELEAELRKMAPPNGRSVLIFRSPCGCAKGRMEVWGAKKVRRIKK
- the LOC119348734 gene encoding myb-related protein 1-like — encoded protein: MYHQHQGPSELFTTRTTFPMERHLFLHGGSTQGDSGLVLSTDAKPRLKWTPELHQRFVDAVNQLGGAEKATPKTVMRLMGIPGLTLYHLKSHLQKYRLSKNLQAQVNVGTNKNTIGCAIVADGMPGTSVPAMINTNVIPQPEKTMQIGEALQMQIEVQRQLNEQLEVQRHLQLRIEAQGKYLQAVLEQAQESLGKQNLGPANLEDAKMKISELVSQVSNECFSNAVTEIKESSSMHRLEPRQIQFMESSTNNCLTAAGGFINEHRLHSHGMLKAYDDSSIFCRKHSPDREYQFSLNRSLSERKMGHLHNVNEYHKAEFGSESDMEIQQEYTTPQKNGRGSTTSSASGSKERDADRLYLEEPNCKRQAVEHSGFEHPSSGKKLDLNTQNTDDGDHGYRHFDLNGFSWS